From one Humulus lupulus chromosome 8, drHumLupu1.1, whole genome shotgun sequence genomic stretch:
- the LOC133797975 gene encoding protein FAR1-RELATED SEQUENCE 3-like isoform X1 produces the protein MDAEAERENREHHAGESTELNKGEKLNVNECLTGRELNIHDDDGNAKPHVGMEFDSEDAAKTFYDAYGRRAGFSIHVGQFNRSKPDGPIVTWEFACSREVFKRKNVESCNAMLRLERKDQNHWVVTKFIEDHNHSMASPGKVHYLRPRRHFAGATKNVADTLDSPSDIYVSVDGNNVSYESNRVVRSVSPVEINHPSRNAGPINYIRPSSRKRTLGRDAQNLLNYFKKMQAENPGFFYAIQLDDDNRMTNVFWADARSRAAYNYFGDSVIFDTMYRPNQYQVPFAPFTGVNNHGQMVLFGCALLLDESESSFTWLFKTWLSAMNDRPPVSITTDQDRAIQVAVSQVFSETRHCICKWHILREGQERLAHIYLAHPSFYGELYSCINFSETIDDFESSWASLLDKYELQRNEWLQAVYNARKQWAPVYFRGTFFAALSSSQGVSSFFDGYVNQQTTIPLFFKQYEIALEHSLEKEIEADYDTICTTPVLKTPSPMEQQAANLYTKKVFAKFQEELVETFVYTANKIEGDGVVSKFRVAKYEHDDKAYIVNLNISEMKANCSCLMFEYSGILCRHILTVFTVTNVLTLPSHYILKRWTRNAKVALGQDESIEDMQGIESLTLRFNNLCREAIKYAQEGAVAAETYIAAMSALREGSKKVSAVKKNVAEITTASQGSGNIQEDGNRKGHLPASDMVSSLWPWQEAMPHRFNLNDAGIPISDFSSMGAVSIHRDGGTSDNTVVLTCFKSMTWVIENNNSTQGSKVALINLKLQDYGQTPSGETEVQFRLTRVTLEPMLRSMAYISQQLSTPANRVAVINLKLQDTKTTSGETEVKFQVSRDTLGSMLRSMAYIREQL, from the exons ATGGATGCTGAAGCAGAAAGGGAAAATAGGGAGCATCATGCTGGGGAAAGCACTGAATTAAATAAGGGTGAAAAACTAAATGTAAATGAGTGTTTGACAGGGAGAGAACTAAATATTCATGATGATGATGGCAATGCTAAACCTCATGTTGGCATGGAGTTTGATTCAGAAGATGCTGCCAAGACTTTTTATGATGCATATGGCAGACGTGCAGGTTTTAGCATCCATGTTGGTCAATTCAATCGTAGTAAGCCTGATGGACCAATTGTAACTTGGGAGTTTGCATGTTCCAGAGAGGTATTTAAAAGGAAGAATGTTGAAAGCTGCAATGCGATGCTAAGGTTGGAAAGAAAGGACCAGAACCATTGGGTAGTGACAAAGTTTATTGAGGACCACAACCATTCTATGGCTAGTCCTGGTAAGGTCCATTACCTTAGACCCCGTAGGCATTTTGCTGGTGCAACAAAGAATGTGGCTGATACATTAGATAGTCCTAGTGATATTTATGTTTCCGTGGATGGTAATAATGTTTCTTATGAATCTAATCGTGTAGTTCGGAGTGTTTCCCCTGTGGAAATAAATCACCCATCAAGAAATGCTGGGCCTATAAACTATATTAGGCCTTCTAGCCGAAAGAGAACACTTGGAAGAGATGCTCAGAACCTTCTTAATTACTTTAAAAAGATGCAAGCTGAAAACCCAGGCTTCTTCTATGCAATACAGCTTGATGATGACAACCGCATGACTAATGTGTTTTGGGCCGATGCACGTTCAAGGGCAGCTTATAACTACTTTGGTGACTCTGTTATATTTGACACAATGTACCGGCCAAATCAATACCAGGTCCCGTTTGCGCCTTTCACTGGCGTAAACAATCATGGTCAAATGGTATTGTTTGGTTGTGCGTTACTTCTAGATGAGTCTGAATCTTCCTTTACTTGGCTATTTAAGACATGGCTTTCTGCCATGAATGACCGACCCCCTGTCTCTATAACAACAGACCAAGATAGGGCTATACAGGTTGCTGTTTCTCAGGTTTTTTCAGAAACGCGTCACTGTATTTGCAAATGGCACATCTTGAGAGAAGGCCAGGAAAGACTGGCTCATATATATCTTGCCCATCCTTCCTTCTATGGAGAGCTGTATAGCTGCATCAACTTTTCAGAAACTATTGACGATTTCGAATCTTCATGGGCATCTCTCCTAGACAAGTATGAACTTCAGAGAAATGAATGGCTGCAGGCAGTGTACAATGCTAGAAAGCAATGGGCACCAGTTTATTTTCGAGGCACCTTTTTTGCTGCACTTTCTTCAAGCCAAGGTGTTAGTTCTTTCTTTGATGGTTATGTCAATCAACAGACCACCATCCCGTTATTTTTTAAGCAGTATGAAATTGCCCTTGAGCATTCATTAGAAAAAGAAATAGAAGCAGATTATGATACAATTTGCACTACACCAGTGCTGAAAACACCATCACCAATGGAGCAACAGGCAGCCAACCTTTATACAAAAAAAGTTTTTGCTAAGTTTCAAGAGGAATTAGTTGAAACTTTTGTGTACACTGCAAATAAGATTGAGGGTGATGGGGTAGTCAGTAAATTCCGTGTTGCAAAGTATGAACATGATGACAAGGCATATATAGTCAATTTAAATATCTCAGAAATGAAAGCAAATTGTAGTTGTCTGATGTTTGAGTATTCTGGCATTTTGTGTAGACATATATTAACTGTCTTCACTGTAACAAATGTTCTTACCCTACCATCACATTACATATTGAAACGTTGGACGAGGAATGCCAAAGTTGCACTTGGACAGGACGAATCAATTGAAGATATGCAAGGTATTGAGTCTCTTACCTTGCGCTTTAACAATCTATGTCGGGAAGCGATTAAATATGCACAGGAAGGGGCGGTTGCTGCAGAGACTTACATTGCAGCAATGAGTGCTTTACGAGAAGGTTCAAAAAAAGTTTCTGCTGTGAAGAAAAATGTTGCTGAAATTACAACTGCTTCTCAGGGCAGTGGAAATATTCAGGAAGACGGTAATAGGAAAGGTCATTTGCCAGCTTCTGACATGGTTTCCTCATTGTGGCCCTGGCAAGAAGCAATGCCACATCGTTTTAATCTTAATGATGCTGGTATTCCCATTTCTGATTTCAGCTCCATGGGTGCTGTGTCAATTCACCGCGACGGTGGCACTTCTGATAACACT GTGGTTCTTACCTGTTTTAAGTCTATGACTTGGGTTATAGAGAACAATAATTCAACCCAAGGTAGCAAAGTAGCCCTAATAAACTTGAAG CTTCAAGATTATGGCCAGACTCCTTCAGGAGAGACAGAAGTGCAATTTAGGCTAACACGAGTCACACTAGAGCCTATGTTGAGATCCATGGCCTATATCAGTCAGCAACTTTCTACGCCTGCCAACAGAGTTGCTGTCATCAATCTGAAG CTCCAAGATACAAAGACAACATCAGGGGAAACAGAGGTAAAATTTCAAGTATCCAGAGATACACTAGGTTCCATGTTGAGATCAATGGCTTACATCCGCGAGCAGCTATGA
- the LOC133797975 gene encoding protein FAR1-RELATED SEQUENCE 3-like isoform X2, which translates to MDAEAERENREHHAGESTELNKGEKLNVNECLTGRELNIHDDDGNAKPHVGMEFDSEDAAKTFYDAYGRRAGFSIHVGQFNRSKPDGPIVTWEFACSREVFKRKNVESCNAMLRLERKDQNHWVVTKFIEDHNHSMASPVRSVSPVEINHPSRNAGPINYIRPSSRKRTLGRDAQNLLNYFKKMQAENPGFFYAIQLDDDNRMTNVFWADARSRAAYNYFGDSVIFDTMYRPNQYQVPFAPFTGVNNHGQMVLFGCALLLDESESSFTWLFKTWLSAMNDRPPVSITTDQDRAIQVAVSQVFSETRHCICKWHILREGQERLAHIYLAHPSFYGELYSCINFSETIDDFESSWASLLDKYELQRNEWLQAVYNARKQWAPVYFRGTFFAALSSSQGVSSFFDGYVNQQTTIPLFFKQYEIALEHSLEKEIEADYDTICTTPVLKTPSPMEQQAANLYTKKVFAKFQEELVETFVYTANKIEGDGVVSKFRVAKYEHDDKAYIVNLNISEMKANCSCLMFEYSGILCRHILTVFTVTNVLTLPSHYILKRWTRNAKVALGQDESIEDMQGIESLTLRFNNLCREAIKYAQEGAVAAETYIAAMSALREGSKKVSAVKKNVAEITTASQGSGNIQEDGNRKGHLPASDMVSSLWPWQEAMPHRFNLNDAGIPISDFSSMGAVSIHRDGGTSDNTVVLTCFKSMTWVIENNNSTQGSKVALINLKLQDYGQTPSGETEVQFRLTRVTLEPMLRSMAYISQQLSTPANRVAVINLKLQDTKTTSGETEVKFQVSRDTLGSMLRSMAYIREQL; encoded by the exons ATGGATGCTGAAGCAGAAAGGGAAAATAGGGAGCATCATGCTGGGGAAAGCACTGAATTAAATAAGGGTGAAAAACTAAATGTAAATGAGTGTTTGACAGGGAGAGAACTAAATATTCATGATGATGATGGCAATGCTAAACCTCATGTTGGCATGGAGTTTGATTCAGAAGATGCTGCCAAGACTTTTTATGATGCATATGGCAGACGTGCAGGTTTTAGCATCCATGTTGGTCAATTCAATCGTAGTAAGCCTGATGGACCAATTGTAACTTGGGAGTTTGCATGTTCCAGAGAGGTATTTAAAAGGAAGAATGTTGAAAGCTGCAATGCGATGCTAAGGTTGGAAAGAAAGGACCAGAACCATTGGGTAGTGACAAAGTTTATTGAGGACCACAACCATTCTATGGCTAGTCCTG TTCGGAGTGTTTCCCCTGTGGAAATAAATCACCCATCAAGAAATGCTGGGCCTATAAACTATATTAGGCCTTCTAGCCGAAAGAGAACACTTGGAAGAGATGCTCAGAACCTTCTTAATTACTTTAAAAAGATGCAAGCTGAAAACCCAGGCTTCTTCTATGCAATACAGCTTGATGATGACAACCGCATGACTAATGTGTTTTGGGCCGATGCACGTTCAAGGGCAGCTTATAACTACTTTGGTGACTCTGTTATATTTGACACAATGTACCGGCCAAATCAATACCAGGTCCCGTTTGCGCCTTTCACTGGCGTAAACAATCATGGTCAAATGGTATTGTTTGGTTGTGCGTTACTTCTAGATGAGTCTGAATCTTCCTTTACTTGGCTATTTAAGACATGGCTTTCTGCCATGAATGACCGACCCCCTGTCTCTATAACAACAGACCAAGATAGGGCTATACAGGTTGCTGTTTCTCAGGTTTTTTCAGAAACGCGTCACTGTATTTGCAAATGGCACATCTTGAGAGAAGGCCAGGAAAGACTGGCTCATATATATCTTGCCCATCCTTCCTTCTATGGAGAGCTGTATAGCTGCATCAACTTTTCAGAAACTATTGACGATTTCGAATCTTCATGGGCATCTCTCCTAGACAAGTATGAACTTCAGAGAAATGAATGGCTGCAGGCAGTGTACAATGCTAGAAAGCAATGGGCACCAGTTTATTTTCGAGGCACCTTTTTTGCTGCACTTTCTTCAAGCCAAGGTGTTAGTTCTTTCTTTGATGGTTATGTCAATCAACAGACCACCATCCCGTTATTTTTTAAGCAGTATGAAATTGCCCTTGAGCATTCATTAGAAAAAGAAATAGAAGCAGATTATGATACAATTTGCACTACACCAGTGCTGAAAACACCATCACCAATGGAGCAACAGGCAGCCAACCTTTATACAAAAAAAGTTTTTGCTAAGTTTCAAGAGGAATTAGTTGAAACTTTTGTGTACACTGCAAATAAGATTGAGGGTGATGGGGTAGTCAGTAAATTCCGTGTTGCAAAGTATGAACATGATGACAAGGCATATATAGTCAATTTAAATATCTCAGAAATGAAAGCAAATTGTAGTTGTCTGATGTTTGAGTATTCTGGCATTTTGTGTAGACATATATTAACTGTCTTCACTGTAACAAATGTTCTTACCCTACCATCACATTACATATTGAAACGTTGGACGAGGAATGCCAAAGTTGCACTTGGACAGGACGAATCAATTGAAGATATGCAAGGTATTGAGTCTCTTACCTTGCGCTTTAACAATCTATGTCGGGAAGCGATTAAATATGCACAGGAAGGGGCGGTTGCTGCAGAGACTTACATTGCAGCAATGAGTGCTTTACGAGAAGGTTCAAAAAAAGTTTCTGCTGTGAAGAAAAATGTTGCTGAAATTACAACTGCTTCTCAGGGCAGTGGAAATATTCAGGAAGACGGTAATAGGAAAGGTCATTTGCCAGCTTCTGACATGGTTTCCTCATTGTGGCCCTGGCAAGAAGCAATGCCACATCGTTTTAATCTTAATGATGCTGGTATTCCCATTTCTGATTTCAGCTCCATGGGTGCTGTGTCAATTCACCGCGACGGTGGCACTTCTGATAACACT GTGGTTCTTACCTGTTTTAAGTCTATGACTTGGGTTATAGAGAACAATAATTCAACCCAAGGTAGCAAAGTAGCCCTAATAAACTTGAAG CTTCAAGATTATGGCCAGACTCCTTCAGGAGAGACAGAAGTGCAATTTAGGCTAACACGAGTCACACTAGAGCCTATGTTGAGATCCATGGCCTATATCAGTCAGCAACTTTCTACGCCTGCCAACAGAGTTGCTGTCATCAATCTGAAG CTCCAAGATACAAAGACAACATCAGGGGAAACAGAGGTAAAATTTCAAGTATCCAGAGATACACTAGGTTCCATGTTGAGATCAATGGCTTACATCCGCGAGCAGCTATGA